The Miscanthus floridulus cultivar M001 chromosome 6, ASM1932011v1, whole genome shotgun sequence genomic interval CAGCTTCTTCGACTGgtccgccgacgccgccgcggAGTACGGTGTCCCACGGATAGCGTTCCTCGGCAGCAGCTTGTTCTCGCGGGCCTGCAGCGACACTACGGTGCGCAACAACCCCGTGGAGGCCGCCCCCGACGACCCCGACGCACTCGTGCTGCTTCCGGGGCTGCCGCACCGCGTCGAGCTGAGGCGCAGCCAAATGTTTGAGCCCAAGAAGCGGCCGGAGCACTGGGCCTTCATGCAGCGCGGAAACGCCGCGGACCAGAGGAGCTACGGCGAGGTGTTCAACAGCTTCCACGAGCTGGAGCCGGACTACTTGAAGCACTACACCACGACGCTTGGGCGCCGCGCATGGCTCGTTGGGCCGGTCGCGCTCACCAGCAAGGACGCGGCGACGAGGGGCGCCAGCAACGGTCTCTCGCCGGACGCGGACGGCTGCCAGCAGTGGCTCGACACCAAGCCGGAGGGCTCGGTGGTGTACGTGTCCTTCGGCACGCTATCCCATTTCTTGCCGCCCGAGCTGCGCGAGCTGGCACGCGGCCTCGACATGTCCGACAAGAACTTCGTCTGGGtcatcggcggcggcgcggaCACCGAGGAGTCGGAATGGATGCCCGACGGGTTCGCGGAGCTGATGGCGCGCGGCGACCGTGGCTTCATCATCCGGGGTTGGGCGCCGCAGAGGCTGATCCTGGCCCACCCGGCAGTGGGTGGGTTCGTGACGCACTGCGGGTGGAACTCGACGCTGGAGGCCGTGAGCACCGGCGTGCCTATGGTGACATGGCCGCGCTACGCCGACCAGTTCTACAACGAGAAGCTGGTGGTGGAACTGCTCAAGGTCGGTGTTGGCGTGGGCTCCGCGGACTACGCGTCGAAGCTGGAGACCCGGCGCGTGATCGGCGGCGAGGTGATCGCGGAGGCCATCAGGAGAGTGATGGGCGACGGCGAGGACGCCGAGGCAATACGGGAGAAGGCCAAGGAGCTTGGGGAAAAGGCCAGGCGTGCGGTGGGCAACGGTGGGTCATCTTACGATGATGTCGGACGGTTAGTGGACGAGCTGATGGCTCGTAGGTGGTCCGTCAATGTCTGACTGGGTCATCGGTGAAAGCACGTATGCAGTGCGTCGCCAACTTTAGGCCATAATTATCCATTATCGTAacacttcttcttttcttctgtatTTCGGGTGTCTAAATTTTAAAATGATCTTAGATGGTGCACTTGTACAAGCAACTAGTATAAATAATAATTACTTTTATGATTTGTTATTTATCTTTGTGTAAAAAAAATCCCTATCTAGCTATAGAAATAGTAGTAAATTATTAATTGTCTTTGTACGAACACAAGTTAGATTTTGTCGGGTTATG includes:
- the LOC136458554 gene encoding scopoletin glucosyltransferase-like encodes the protein MAIKDEQELLHILFFPFLAPGHLIPIADMAALFAARGVKCTILTTPVNAQVICSAVDRANDASRGTEGALAIDITVVPFPDVGLPPGVECGPALNSMEDREKFIHAVRLLREPFDRFLEENRPDAVVTDSFFDWSADAAAEYGVPRIAFLGSSLFSRACSDTTVRNNPVEAAPDDPDALVLLPGLPHRVELRRSQMFEPKKRPEHWAFMQRGNAADQRSYGEVFNSFHELEPDYLKHYTTTLGRRAWLVGPVALTSKDAATRGASNGLSPDADGCQQWLDTKPEGSVVYVSFGTLSHFLPPELRELARGLDMSDKNFVWVIGGGADTEESEWMPDGFAELMARGDRGFIIRGWAPQRLILAHPAVGGFVTHCGWNSTLEAVSTGVPMVTWPRYADQFYNEKLVVELLKVGVGVGSADYASKLETRRVIGGEVIAEAIRRVMGDGEDAEAIREKAKELGEKARRAVGNGGSSYDDVGRLVDELMARRWSVNV